The window ATGATTTTACGGCGAGTTCCATGACGCAGGTTCATAAGCGCGGCACCCCCACGCCCAATGCCAACCGCGTGCTGCCCAAGACTTTCCACCAGCCGAATGTGGGCACGCTGGACATTGACTGGGCGGTGAGCGACCCCACTCTGAAACTGCGCATTCTGGATGCCGAGGGAGCGACGCAGATCGAGAAAACCTTGCACTTGGGCGAGTTGCAGCCGTAATCCCACCCGCGCCCGCAGCCGTGCGCCAACAGCCTTTTTAATCATCCCAATCTATGAGCAAAACCATTGCCTTTGTCGGAGTCGGACGCATGGGAGCCAACATGGCCCGTCGTCTGAAAGAATGCGGTTACAGCGTGACCGCCGTGTATGACAGCCATCGTCCCATCGCGGTTGCCCTGGCCGAAGAGCTGGGCTGCGCCGCACCCGAAAAACTGGCGGAGGTGACGGCCGCAGCGGAAGTGATCTTCACGGTGGTGACAAATGACGAATCCATGCGCGGCATCTTTTTCGCCCCCGGCGACAACCTGCTGAATGACGCGGCTAACAAGGTATTCATCAACTGCGCCACCGTCTCCCCGGGCATTCACCGCCAGGTGTATGAAGCAGCCAAGGCCATCGGCGCGCACAGCCTGGAAGCCAGCATGGCCTCCAGCATCAGCCATGCGCGTGAGGGCAAGCTGTACCTCATGCTGGCAGGTGATGAAGCCACCTACAATGAGGTGCTGCCCATCCTGGAACAGATGAGTGTGAACCGCCGTTTCATCGGCGGACCCGGCCGGGCTGCGGAAGTGAAGGCGCTGGTGAACATGGTGATGAACATCAACACCGCCGGCCTGGCTGAGGGCCTGGGCCTCGCTGCGGCCTTGGGGCATGATCTCGACATGATCCGCGAAGTCTTCAGCCAGACCGGGGCCAACAGCCGCGTGCTGGAGACGGACAGCGGTGACATGGTGGCCCGTGAGCACGACTGCTGGTTCTCCGCCGAGCATGCAGCCAAGGACAGCGGCATCGCTGGCAGCATGGCCGAAAGCGTCGGCCTCAATCTGCCACTGAATCTGGCCACCATCTCCCAGTATCAGAAGATGGTCAGCCTGGGCCTGGGCGGACTGGACAAATCTGGCATCGCGGAACTGACCTTCAAAGGACGGCACGCCTAACAGATAATCACACAAAAAAATCCCATGGCCTTGCGGTCATGGGATTTTTTTGGTTAGGCCTTGGGCTCAACCGAGTTCAGCGACCGCTTCATCAAAGGCTTCGGCCAGGACGGCGAGGCCTTCTTCCAGAGCTTCCTGAGGAATGGTGAGCGGCGGGCAGATTTTGACAGTCTGGCCCCAGGCACCCACAGGGGCGAAGAACAGCAGGCCTTTCTGGTAGCAGAGTTCGATGACACGGTGGGCCAGATCGTGGTCCGGCTGCTTGGTGCCGCGCTTCACGGTCTGGAGACCGGCGACGAGGCCAGCACCAGTGACGTTACCGATGACTTCGGGATGCTTGGCCTGGATGGCCAGGCAGCCTGCCAGCAGCACAGTGCCCATGCGGGCCGCATTGCCAGTTAGGTCTTCATCCAGCAGCTTGCGGATGTTGGCGAGGGCGGCGGCGCAGCAAACAGGGTTGCCCGAGTGAGTGCTGGTCATGGAACCTGGAGGGAACTGGTCCATGATGTCCGGGCGACCAATGACGGCGGCCAGCGGCAGGGAGGAAGAGATGCCCTTACCGCAGCAAATGAGATCCGGAACCACACCGTAATGCTCGAAGGCCCAGAACTTGCCCGTGCGGCCAAAGCCAGACTGCACTTCGTCGAAGGTCAGGACGACTTCGTGCTCGGTGCACCAGGCGCGGAGCTTCTCAATGTATTCCACAGGAGCAAAGTCGGGACCGACGCCCTGATAGCTTTCCATGATGACCCCGGCGATCTGGGAGGGCTTCATGCCGCTCTTTTCGACCGCCTGCAAGAAGCCGTCGAAGCTGCTGTCGCCTTCCCAATAACCATCCGGGAACGGCACATTGATGATGGCGGGGTCCATGTTGACGATCCAGGTCTTCTGGCCCGACATGCCGCCTGCCTGCTGGGAGGCCAGCGTGCGGCCATGGTAGCCACGATCAAAACCGATGATGCCGATCTTCTCACGACCGCCGACCGAAATGCCATGGGCGCGGCTGAGCTTGATGGCGCACTCCGTAGCCTCGCTGCCGGTGCTGAGCAGGAAAACTTTTTTCAGCGGATCCGGAGAAACACTGGCAATGAGCTCGCACAGTTCAGGGCGCTCCTCGCTCGGGAAAACGTAGTTGTGGATGAGACCGCTATTGACCTGATCAATGATGGCCTGACGGACTTCCGGCACGCCGTGGCCACAATTCGTCACCAGCACGCCACTGCTCCAGTCGAGCCAGCGATTGCCATACTTGTCGAAAACGAAGATGTCTTCAGCACGGTCCCAAACGATGGGCGGCATGCCGCGCATGGACAGGGGTTCATACTTGCGACTCCGCTCGATGTGCTGAATGGATTCTGGATGAGGGACCGGGGTGCAGATCGTGCGGAACTTCGTCGCGACATGCGGAACGGTCTTTGGAGTGGTGTCGTATTCTTTGCCCATGTGAAATCGGTTGGTGAGGACAACGTTGACATTGTCGAGCATCCTACAGGGGGCTACGCGCAAACTCGCGCATGTGGGTATTTTTGTGACAGCCCCCTCAAAATGCCGTCTTAATAGACCCACGTCATAAAGGTATCAGTGCGTGCCAAGTGCTCCTGAATCCCTTGTAGAATCAAGGATTTTCGATGTTGTATCGCGGCTGGAGAAAGCCATCCGGATTGTCTGGCCAGTGCGCACCGTCCTCAATCCATTCATGCAGCGCGCCGATATCATCATCGGTTAGGGTGATGTCCAGACGCGGCATGATGAGCGGGTGCGTGCCCTCGCGCATGACCGCTGCCAGCAGCAGGCTGGCTTCGGGATCTCCGGGGACAATGAAGGCACGGTCACGCTTGCGCGGGGCATAGGCGGCGCTGCGCTGGACCAGGGAGAGGCCTGCCGGAGGATGCGCCCCCTGATGGCAACGCAAGCACTGCGTCTCCAGGATCGGCTTGACGTAAGTGACGAAATAATCGCGGCCTGCCAGGGCCTCCACCGGATCTTCGGGGGCCACCGAAGGTTTGCTGGCGCAAGCAGCGAGCAACAGGGCAAGGGCGCAAACGGGAGCGAGGTATTTCATCGGGACGATAGATAGCCGGTTAGGCGGTAGGTGTGACATGCGGCTTTTGCCACAGGAGGGCGAGGAAAAGCGGGAACTCTTTTCTAGCCCGGTTTTCCGCCCGTGCTCTCGGCCCCGGCTGGCTTTCTTTGTGCGAATACCATTCGCCGAGGCCGGACATCGTCAGCCCAGCTTTGAAGCCCGAAGAAGTGAGCGTTTCAAAGCTGCGGTGAAAACTCACGGTGCTTTCGCTGTCGGCCTTGCCTGGATGCATGAGGATGGGGATGCCCAGGGTGCTGCTGTAGGCATCTACCCGGCGGTATTGGATCTTGCGCTCCTCCTCATTGCCCCAGGAAGACTGGCGCGGAATGCGGAAGGCGGGATGGTTCAGAACCCAGAGCATGCGCCCGCCCGGCTTCAAGACAGTGGCGGTCGCAGCAATGACGGTGTCCAGATGCTCCATGTTCTGCAGGCAGAGGATGGCGGAGGCGGCATCGAATTCACCGAGGCCCGCCAGCTGGGCGGCAT is drawn from Prosthecobacter algae and contains these coding sequences:
- a CDS encoding c-type cytochrome domain-containing protein, with the protein product MKYLAPVCALALLLAACASKPSVAPEDPVEALAGRDYFVTYVKPILETQCLRCHQGAHPPAGLSLVQRSAAYAPRKRDRAFIVPGDPEASLLLAAVMREGTHPLIMPRLDITLTDDDIGALHEWIEDGAHWPDNPDGFLQPRYNIENP
- a CDS encoding class I SAM-dependent methyltransferase; amino-acid sequence: MRSDFHRKPTGSRTPPRPGPRPTQGQGPAAGPRPDRSQGGTSWEKSADWYDRILGERGSELYQAVVIPQSLALLKPQKGERILDLGCGQGVFSRAMADKGAQVTGVDAAPTLIVKARTYPSRTPIRYYDRDAAQLAGLGEFDAASAILCLQNMEHLDTVIAATATVLKPGGRMLWVLNHPAFRIPRQSSWGNEEERKIQYRRVDAYSSTLGIPILMHPGKADSESTVSFHRSFETLTSSGFKAGLTMSGLGEWYSHKESQPGPRARAENRARKEFPLFLALLWQKPHVTPTA
- a CDS encoding aspartate aminotransferase family protein, with product MLDNVNVVLTNRFHMGKEYDTTPKTVPHVATKFRTICTPVPHPESIQHIERSRKYEPLSMRGMPPIVWDRAEDIFVFDKYGNRWLDWSSGVLVTNCGHGVPEVRQAIIDQVNSGLIHNYVFPSEERPELCELIASVSPDPLKKVFLLSTGSEATECAIKLSRAHGISVGGREKIGIIGFDRGYHGRTLASQQAGGMSGQKTWIVNMDPAIINVPFPDGYWEGDSSFDGFLQAVEKSGMKPSQIAGVIMESYQGVGPDFAPVEYIEKLRAWCTEHEVVLTFDEVQSGFGRTGKFWAFEHYGVVPDLICCGKGISSSLPLAAVIGRPDIMDQFPPGSMTSTHSGNPVCCAAALANIRKLLDEDLTGNAARMGTVLLAGCLAIQAKHPEVIGNVTGAGLVAGLQTVKRGTKQPDHDLAHRVIELCYQKGLLFFAPVGAWGQTVKICPPLTIPQEALEEGLAVLAEAFDEAVAELG
- a CDS encoding NAD(P)-dependent oxidoreductase, with the protein product MSKTIAFVGVGRMGANMARRLKECGYSVTAVYDSHRPIAVALAEELGCAAPEKLAEVTAAAEVIFTVVTNDESMRGIFFAPGDNLLNDAANKVFINCATVSPGIHRQVYEAAKAIGAHSLEASMASSISHAREGKLYLMLAGDEATYNEVLPILEQMSVNRRFIGGPGRAAEVKALVNMVMNINTAGLAEGLGLAAALGHDLDMIREVFSQTGANSRVLETDSGDMVAREHDCWFSAEHAAKDSGIAGSMAESVGLNLPLNLATISQYQKMVSLGLGGLDKSGIAELTFKGRHA